Part of the Xiphophorus couchianus chromosome 2, X_couchianus-1.0, whole genome shotgun sequence genome, atCACAGTACTCTGTCTTTGCAGCATCATATCTGGTGGGTTTGGTTACTGGAGGGACTGGCGCTCTTTATATAGCAGAGAGTAACTCGAGTAAAGAACATTATATAGAAATATTGATGCAACATCTCAAGATATCAAACAGGGAGTTAAAATTTGGACATATATTGGTGTACAAAATTCACAATGACCCTAATCATAAAGCTAAATTAGTTACAGTTCTAGGTGGTCATCACACAGAAAGTCATTAAAGggcaaaaaaaatgtgtgattaaGACCTACAAAACTGACTCAGTGTCAACATGTCTGTCCAGGCAATGCACCACAATTTCAGCAAATCAACGTGAGAAGCTTGTGTATgtatttttcaaagatgttgAAGTCGAGCTACactgtttttacatatttatataaagtttaaaaatcgAAGAAAGAATTATTATGGTATTTAGCAAAAATGAAAGTTTCAACTTTATAGATTTACATTCACTAACACAATGATTAGTTCACAACGACTCTGAAAATACTTGGATGACagaatatttaagttttttttagataaaggTATCTTTGGATTGAATTTAGCATTCATGCAGCTAATAAAAGGAAGGATTTTGTCCGCTCTCCATTAGTGCAAATGAATTGTTGTCTCTTGAAAAATGTCGGAGCGACTGACGAGTGCCGGATGATTCAATCACAACCCCGTCAGAGGCCTGGCAGACGGTTAAACGTCATCATGTTTGCTGCCATCTAGCGGCGGACAAGCGGAACTTCACAGTCCAGAGGAGGGGAGGCAACGAAGAAATAGATGTCATTCCATTCTCTCACCTGACAAATCACATCCAGAGTCTCATTTTGGCTTTGCCAATAGTGCAACAGTGTGGACGGTGGTTTCCTAGTAATTTTGACTCGCTTTTGTTCGGACGGACTGAGCTGACGCGAACATATAAGGTGGCGTCAGTCAAGATAAATGCTGTGACAGCAGCAACAGGTTGAGTCGCTTCTGACATACCTTTGCTTGTTAGACGGCACATTTCCTCCAGGTGTAATCCGGAAGTTACCGGCTGTTTGTTGAAgactgcatgtttttattttttattttttattatcagttGGATATAACAAAGAGCTGAGTGAGATTGGAGGACTCAGGAGAGAGAAAGGTTGTTGTTGTCCAGGAGGTCGCCGCTGGTTTCCCCCATCATGCCGGGGCACAGGAGGCAGGTAGGTGGTTGCGTTAATAATCATACTGATACATAATGCAGCTGCTCAAGGAACAGATATTAGTTGTGTTGTAGAAAGCTCGCTCCTTGAAAGCAATTCTTATTCCGTTCTTTAACATAGAGTCCACACATGCGCTGTGAAGCCCCTCTAAATGACACAAacccataaaaaaaaccctgattacCTTTTTACAATGTTCATCTAAAGCCTGTTTGCATTTGCACAGTCAGTTAGTGATTGAACTCATATTGTGCCACTAGATTAGCCGCTCCCTTTCTGATTGGAACTACATTCAGGCTTAGCTGTATGGATATGATTGCTCTGCTGATTGAGATATAGCCCAATGACCTACCGTTCATTCGGGTTAGAGTTAGATTGTGCAGCGGCAGTTCTCGGTGGTAAGTCAGGTTCATGGTTTCTCCCTAAACTGGCATTCCTGGACACGCCTCAGGTTATAGTTAGACTGGATTTCTGTAGCAGGTGGTTTGTGTAAGATTTGAATCTAGCACAATCAGACTCAGGGAACTTGTTGTTTGCTGATATGAATTTATTATGTCTAACACTTCCATGAAGGTTTTATGCAGTTCCTACTTGTGTATGGTTTATAACTGTGCAACTTaagttcagctttttattttttgttgttattttgtgataaagcCCAGTATCGAATTACTGGAATTTATAGGAGTGGTGAAAGAGAATGGCAACGAACCTCCTCCTGTGGTGAGTTGAACTGATGGGCCAATTCTAAGAATACCCAGAATTATTATGATCATTCACCGATAAATCTGACCTGCATCATTTTTGCGCACACAGTTCACTCCACTGTCATACGACTACGTCCTGGTCGCCAAATTGATGAATGAGGGGGAGAGACACGCCAGGAAACAAAAGGAATACATAGAGCAGCTGCAGAATAAGAACTTCAAAGTGACAGTGGGTCTTGcataataaacaaaagcatATGCACTTTCTTTGTTGTAAAGTTCCTTATTAATTTGTCACAATTTCTTCTTATTAGAAAATTATCAATGATAATCTCGTCTTCTATGGGATCCAGGCaccaaaagaaatatttcagaaatacaGATATCTGCTCAAAATATCCGATGCCTGCAGTGGGAGCTCAACAGACAGCAATATCTCTCTTAGCACAAGGTAAGACCAGCAACTCCAGCTATGTTTGGCATTCAAAACAACCCCTGATgctattttaaacattgttcctttttattattatcatatgAGTGTTTTCATACAAATTACCTCTAAAGATGCTACGTGTTGCAATTTACATCTAAGGTTTACACACCTTACTCATCGGTGTGAACGTATTATTAATTTCCagctttaaatgattttatgagCTGTTATTTTTTTGAGGAAAATCATTTCAATTGGCTGTAATGATGATCTATTTTCATATACAACACTCAAATCCAGTTCATTTAAAAGCAAGACCAGGGTAAACAAGTTTGAAATCGAATATGCACGCACCCCAACTCATATGTGATTAAACACTACTTAGCAATTTGCAGGGATACTAAACGTTTTGTGTAGCCatcaacaaacacaagaaacaacTGGCATAATTCTTGCTGGAGTGAGtgagtttattttgatttttttttcctgacagacTCTAGCCTAAAGCATTACACTTGAACTTTGAATAGTTTAAGTCAGTTTAAGTCTAGAAGCTCAAGGTTATCCTGCTTTATCCCTCCTAAAACAGGTTTTGATCGTAATCTTGTTTGAGCACCAAATTTTAACAAAGATTTTGCCAGTAGTTCTGCTTCTTTGTTATTCAATCCACATTATGAACTGCACTTGTACCACTTGAAGCAAATTAAACCCTCATTTTGATTTCTTCAAACATATATTCTGTCATTGTGACTTATTAGTTTAAGCTTTATCTCATTTCACCATAGGAAGCTTCCTGAAAGTTGCAAAAAGCATTGGTGTCTCTATAAATTGCTACGGGACATTTATGTGAACGTTAGTGGGGATGTTTGTATACATTTGAGCTTGTTTGTAGTATTTTGaccattaatttatttgaaaaatatactaaaagaaaacctcaactcttgttttgaaaaaaaaaggaaaaaatttgTCAGATTTTTCCTTGCTGAAAAATCATGAACGTTCCCACAAAAGTAATTTATGTCAACATGTATATCAACTTCAGACCAAAACgatgacagttttttttttttatcaacatttcatttttagatcACACTTTATTCTCTTGTGTTAACTAGATcatttcaattattatttaaaagtaaatttatatATGGGTCAGCTGAATAAATGACATTATTCTTCTCATTTGCTGCATCACTGACTATACAAGTGATACTTGTCCCATTATTGCAGGATAAGGATCGTCCACTTCATAATAAATCACACACAAATCGGCACTAAAGGTGAGTCAGAGCAGTTGATAATCTGGGCtcttaaaaagtgattttaatcAGCTCTTCATTTTTCTCATTGTTCTCCTTTGCTGGAAACTTTTCAGAGAACTTGCGGGATCTCATGAAGGCTAAGGTTTTTGAGACGAGGTTCTGTTTACATGAGGTAAAATTCCAACTTTACATTATTGTTCAACACCAAGAGcattcatttcaaatgtaaaatgtaattacaaaatAGTAATTACATTTAATACCAAAGCTTAGAAAAGTCAGGGACATTTTATCAGCTATGATGAATTACActaaacaggttttgttcttggttaaatgtttttcttttttttagattcttcGAAGATAATGAGGTGAAACTTGATTGTGGCTTTCTTAACAAAACATTGTTGCCAAAAGATATTTGCTCACAGAAATGCAATGCAATTCATGTTAGTGAAATGAGTCATCCAGCACTGGGAGTACGCAGGCTTGTGCGTGAGCATGCAGTGTTGTTATGCGACTGGGAAAACATTAGTATGTTTGCCCTTCTGTTTTCTGGACAAACACAGGCAGGATAAGATAAATTAATTTCCTGTGTGCTTAGCATGATTGTTCAGATGTGCAGCAACAACAATGTTAATTGAAACATGGCAAAacctgttaaaatgttttgaaaatggcaCCACATCACATTCTCACATTGCAGGATTCATCTTTTAGTGCAACTGTATGCAGTATGGTAGCAGTTTGTTCAAAGCTCTTTTTCATATTAATGATTTCCTTTGATTTTTGCGCCCCCGCTTacagaaaaggaaacagaaagagcTGAAGGAGGAATGGGCACGATGGACGGCCTGTTTCAAAGGGCAACCCGTAACTAAAGTCAGGTTTGGACTGCAACACAACAGCCTCTtcattattctgctttttatgcAGTTGATTAAATGGCTGCAGGGTTGTtatagaaacaagaaaacagccAAGATCCCTCCAACATCATGTGCTAATAGAGGTCTGCCTGTGGAATTTCACATGCAAgcagaaaaaatgttaatatcagtCATACTaccagaagaaaaagaaatgattggcaaggattttttttttcaacataattATAGACATTTGTTTATAGGAAAATGCAACACATGATTCATCCCTCTGCATGACCGTAGTATTTTAACAGTACTGACACTACTCTGTTTGACTTGCAACACAAAACCTTTATAATTTGTTGTCctttattcattcatatttttaaacaccatcatttttgtatatttcagCTTATGCATCTTCTGTAAATTTCGAAGCTTCTGCAAGATGTTTGTAGTTAAAAGAATTTCTGAAATTGGATTTTGCTGAGAGGTTATAAACAGTCATTATCTTACGTGCAGTAGATAATTCTCTCAGCATATTAACTTTGACAAAACAGACATTATTAGTCCCAATCATGGCTACCGTGCCTTggaaaagcatatttttttgcattttacaactacaaatttcctttctttgtctttctgttgGGACTTTgtttgatagaccaacataagGTAGCATATATTTTTgaagtacaaaaataataagacattaatttatattttctgtgcaaatataaatctaaaatgtatgGTGCTGCCCCCTTTAgtttgagaagaagaaaagcggAACTTTGCTGGTTAAGCCAACCAGAAGATTTAGGGTTTCTTCTAATTAAAGGGAGTTAGCTTGCATACTAGTGCCCCAAAGGAATTGCCATTAATAAAGAGTGGGAAATAAATATCTTGCAACAAGAAACAAGTAGCAAAAGTGATAATGACTCTTGATAACAACACAAGATTCAAATTTTGGATTTGTTGTCAGAAACCCCAACATTTTAACCTTAGTgagaattttaactttaaaaaagtagGCAAACAAACAGAAGCCTTAACATTGTAATCAACTCgtaagtacaaaaaaaaaacataaacagactgTCAGTCAAAAAATGTGTTACTGTTAAAACTGGAACTGTATCATAAACTCTCCTCAAACAAAAAAGGAGATCCACTTTTGATCTGAGCCACATTGCAAAAGCAGCTTGTAGCCAAGATCTCATTCTTTCTGTTAAGATCAATATTTCATGTCCATAGGTCAGAGGTGACAAATTGCCTGAGCCCTAATCCCTCTATCTCGCTCCACCCTGCCATCAATCATGAGCAACAACCCAAGAGTCACTTTACAGCCCACATGGATCGTGTGCCACCAGTGGAAATCAAAACTTAGTTTTCACTTATATtgagaacaaacattttatcacaCCTGACTTcatatatgaatatttttagtcttctgtgtttttgtaaactttctaggcaaacgtGATTATTTCATCGACATGCAATGTTTATTACCAGCCAATCAAAAGAGTCTATTTTTACAGCGCTTTTCAGCAACagggcagttcaaagtgctttacaccataaaaacataaaaaagcagtATAAAAAAGATTATGCatgttaattttactttttggtaAATCAAGCTAACTGTTTTAAGACCCAATGTATCATTCTATACATTAGTGCCAGATAATTAACAAAACCCCTTAAATGTATCAGATcctcaaattaatttatttaaactaaatatcaTAAACTGAGAACCaactttcaaatgattttattgaataaagctgcagtatgtaacttatatatatataaaaaattcttattttttacatatttgttaaaattgtcaccatgtcgtgaaaAGATTGACCTTCCCACAGTGCTACTGTTGCCTTCTGAAGAAATGCCTtgctcccgaccaaaaacaaccaatcagaggcaggaggattaccttagtgctgccaatcatcctcatgtataTGCTGTGAAATATGCTAATGGAGGATaaacaactttgcattacaggaaaaccatgctaactagactgaACATTCACAACAGACTTTGCTCACAGGAtgtagctgcagcatagcagagagAATGGAGGGATGGTGAGCACacagagggtgattgacagcgctaagacactCCTCTgggctctaattggttgtttctagttagcactgggagaaggcagactAGCTAAATTTTTCACACAGCTGTTGAAGGTTCACTGTTCCATTACAAAAccttagaaatggctttgtaaTTGTTTCCAGACAAATCAGTAACTTTCTTCCTCATCTGTGTTTGAATGTCTTAAGGCAATCtgggatgattttttttagatattgtAGCCCGCTTCTTGTTATCAGAAAGGTTCTGTTTAAATCTCTTGTATCTACAGGTTTAGCAGTCTACATCTGTCAGTGTGGCTAATAAAATCTTGCACAACTTTCCAATGAAATGTGATAAAGcacatttaatttagttaatgGGGGATAATCATAAAACTCCAGCAGTAAATTTGAGTTTCTTTCCAAAACTTTTGGAAATAgttgttcaaaataaatccatgaaCTAACAGAGTGTGAGGGATTTTCTAGCTTTAGCTATACCTGATAAAACCATGATTCAAAAACGTTTTATGTTGACTTTGAccatctttgtctgatattaaaatttagtTTGACTTCACAcattaaagtgttaaaaataatgaaaagaggCAGATGCTTTTTTACAGTGATGTATTTGCATCCAGTTTGTTTCTTCACTCACTTGGGTTTTTCTCCTTGTCTGcactgtttgtgtgtttttcagggACTACTTTGGAGAGAAGGTGGCCTTGTACTTCCTGTGGTTGGGATGGTACACGTTTCTCCTCATCCTGCCGGCCGTTATTGGCATTTTAGTCTTTCTCTATGGCCTCAGCTACTTCAACTCTTCACCCCTTGTGTAAGCTTtccaatattttctttctcttaagTGATATGACAGAACATTTTCCTCTGTAATTACCCCTCCATAATGACTGACCTTACTGTCTTGTAGACAAGAGGTTTGTGAGTCTAACACAGTCATGTGTCCACTTTGTGACAATGGTTGCAAAGTGTGGAAGCTTTCAGACACATGCTCATATGCCAAGGTTTGTCTGTTTAACTACTAAGTAGCTCTGTGGTTAATAACTGCTGGCTGGTTCTCACTGCTGGTCTTCTCTGTTCACAGCTGAGCCTGCTGTTCGACAATAACGGCACGGTGTTCTTCGCCATGTTCATGGCAATATGGAGTGAGTTTGTGAGCACATGAAAACACGCgcattcaaaataataaaacccatACTTCACAGTGAGACACATTTATTAACTTAAATTCAGCTGTAGATTTCTGTTATAATGCTATTGTGTATTTGCTGAAACATTTTGGCTGTACCTTGCACGATTGCTTGTTCTTCTGTCGCAGAATTATTTCATTTAGCTGCCAGTTTTTTATGATAACGAGAAGTTCACTGCCAAGAAAATATCAAACCTACTTCTCTTGGCTACTTACCTCTGAAACAGGCGCCATCTGTCTGTGGGAGTGGTTAAGCATGCAGCAATTTATGTAATCTGAAGTAATATATAACCCTGCTTCTAAAAAGGCTAAGAAATGACTTGACAGTGAGACAAAGTGAGATGTTCAAGACCATAACTTTACTGCGGGTTGGATGTTTGCACACATTCATCATGGGCATGAATGTAATGCTGATTTAGGGGtcctaaaaaattattttaacccTGATTTCATACATCATATGAAATCCAATAGACTTTAAGTATAAGAATTGAATGCACAAGGTTGATTTTATTGTGACTcagtcaaaattatacatacgGGTTCAAATATACACAGTGCCAGAGTTATTACAATGTACAAATGGAacttaaatacatattttccaaACTTCTTCCACATATAATATGAGATATATTTAgtacaagtaaataaatataagaaatagTAAACATAGAGTAACTTGGTTGCATCAGTGATGCACTCTTCAACTGAGACTTTGCTGGAGCTTCTTTTGAATCAGATTTGGTGTTAATTTCACACCTGTCAACAATTGTAGAGAATGTGATGAACCAGAGTTCAAATTCAGCTGTCCCAGTAGCAGAACCTTGACATTTGCTCTTTTGCATCCTTTAGTTAGAGTTATTGAGATGCTACAAAGGATCAACAAGGTCTCATTTTGCAAATGAATCAGTCAGGAGAAGTGAACAAATAAATTTTACCACACACTTTTTTCAGATTGAAGGAAGTAAACAGATAACCATAAGAAATTATTGGACGAcagggaaaacacaaaaacatttctcggtaactgataaaaaaaagaagagtctGAAAATGGTCATGGAGGCGGCCAACAAGAGTTTCTCAAAAGTATTGGTTGTTTTCTACATGTGGCAACAATCCCTTGTATTCTTCATGTTTGCAAAGCAAGACATACAGAGCTGAAAGATAAAACCATCTTCTTTCAAAGGAAATACTCTGTTCTTGCTAAAATCTCCCCAGGCCTTGTGGGATCACATGTTATGGTCTGGTGAAACTAAACTGGAACTTTAGGGCTTCCAAAAACACGTTTGgtataaaaacaacagcatcaCTAAAAATACACCACACCTACAGAAGCAAACTTGTCATTTTGTCAAGATGGGAAATGAGTGATGTGCACACTTTTGAGAGTCAATAAGTATTAAGAATTTTGTGCCTAAACTGTATGCTCTTTTTTTAGCTTCTCATTTGATATTTGAGTATTGGTTTTGGCAGAATTTGTAGAATTAAGTTGAAATTGCTGGATTTCTGACACAGACCCAGTTTCCAAGCacagtgctttaaaaataaacttttttgtgtttgaggACAGTTCAGTTTTAAAACCTTGCTGTAACCTGTTTTGTCCACATGTGAGTTTCGGGTCATTTGACTGTGGATTGGAAAAAATCCTCAATAATTAAAATCTTGTGGAATCAATTTTTGTTCAAACAAATCATTAAAGATGTGTGAAGCGTCTTTGATCTATCATAAAAAATGAACAgttcaaatgcatttttaaaagtgcaaaCTTAGGAATAAATTTGGGCAATCTTCTGATCACTTTGGTATTATGAGAATGTCTGGCAAAAAATTTTATCAACATGAATATGAGTCACATATAATGTATGAGTTTAAACATATTGCaaatttttgcatgtttgaatttattttcaattttgtctGCAAACTCCCACAAATTTTGGACTTAAAAGTAAGATTTAAACCTggaatgaaacaattttttaaattcagttccAATTTGGTTAAAATTTGGTTAAAAGTTTCTGTTCGTTTGTTGGACAATAAACTGCAAATACAAGCAAATTTCAATAACGTAAATGTcgaaaacacataaaagtaaTTCTGTGTaatgatcaaatatttacagagaaCACTATCTTCCACAGCAACACTGTTTATGGAGTTCTGGAAGAGACATCTGGCCAGTTATGTGTGCGAATGGAGAGTGACTGACTGGTCTGAATCAGAGGTACAGTCAGTTTGGAATATTGTATTTCTCTCAGGCAGCAACAGAGCTCATCGAATTGCCCTTTGGTctaatttattgctttaatttaattGCAGGAGGAACTGATCCTGGAACTCGTGAACAATGCCGACTGTCGCCCGAAGATGTACAAGCATTCTTACTTGCGCACCGCTCTGGTTTTGATCTGTGTCATAGTTATGGTGAGATATGTCATTTTTCTGACCTCATCAAAATGCATTATTTGGTCAAAATAAGAGGGCCGAATCTGTTCTAGGTGTCAGAAATGTGCGAATATATTGTGGTTTTCAATAAATTATGGAGACCCATATATTTATTGGCAGgtaacaaatttttttttctgttttctcagatGCTGGTGATTATTGGCTTGACACATTTCTTGGTGGTATTCAGGGTGCTTGTAGCAGGGCTTCTGGCTAAAGATTTCAAAAGCAACCTCGGCTCTATGTTGGCAGGCGCTGTGCTCcacttcatcatcatcaccgtTATGACTAAGGTACAAAGACTTCTAAATGTATATTTCATTGTTATTGTTGCAGTATTCTCTGTGATCCTGATatcgtgattttttttttttgcaggttaaCAGGATTGTTGCTTTGAAGCTCTGTAAGATAGGTATTTTGGCTCTACTTGTTCCTGGTGTCACAAATTTATATTTGTCTAAATTTATCTACTTTAAACTAAAGCAGGAAGTTgggaatataaaaaataagcatACACACGGGAAAAAATTGTCTGTTGTGATTAATCACTAAAAAGCGTCTTTGGCTTGAAAATTTAGGGCAGAGCTTAGAACTGTCTCATAGCAAAACTAAAACCTGTAAAGCACATTCTCTTAATGgctttaaacactttaaaagcTACCCACAGATTTTATTGGTTAGGACACAATGacataaaaaatcaaaacaagattaaagaaaagtttccaagcaactcaaatattttttacatatgcTTTCTGTACTTAGATTTTGGATGAGTAGGGCTATACTGAGGGgagggaaacaaagaaaaaaacatgaaaatattggAGACTGCATTAATGGATATGCTGTATCTCAAATCCTCTGaatattgttcatattttgGGCCTGTGTAAACCTAGCAGAGCTTTGAAACATGCTAAACATTGTTCTGTTTAACAGAAGAGACAAGGACATTTGCTGACACGGAGAAAAGTTTCACAGTCAAGATGTTCACCTTCCAGTTCTTCACCTACTTCTGTTCCCTCTTCTATGTGGCATTTTTTCTTGGCAGGTAAAACTTGGGATTTATGCTCTGATTTCTGAAGCCTACTGTTCTTCACTAATTGGTTTAGGCTTACAGGACAAGTCACTGAATGTTTTCTTGCACTGATAACAGGATTAATGGCCATCCAGGTGAATATGTACGGCTTGCAGGGCAATGGAGACTGGAAGAAGTGAGTGATTACAGTTTCATATCTCATTTATCATGAAACagctaaaggaatgctgttgtACTTCTTATGTGAATGAAGTGACTGCATTGTTCCTACACTTTCTTTTAGTGTCACCCGAGTGGATGTCTCACAGACTTGTTCATTCAAATGGCAATTATAATGGTGCTGAAGCAAATCATCAGTAATATGTTTGAGTACTTTGGTCCGTAAGTAATATTCACTTTAATTACTTTCCATCAtattgttttggggtttttttatgtcATGCTTTCTTATGttgtgtcatattttattttatattgctaACCAGAGAGAGGTTGGTAGtaactatttatatttatgtagtTACATTTACAAGTCTG contains:
- the LOC114161659 gene encoding anoctamin-9, with product MPGHRRQPSIELLEFIGVVKENGNEPPPVFTPLSYDYVLVAKLMNEGERHARKQKEYIEQLQNKNFKVTKIINDNLVFYGIQAPKEIFQKYRYLLKISDACSGSSTDSNISLSTRIRIVHFIINHTQIGTKENLRDLMKAKVFETRFCLHEKRKQKELKEEWARWTACFKGQPVTKVRDYFGEKVALYFLWLGWYTFLLILPAVIGILVFLYGLSYFNSSPLVQEVCESNTVMCPLCDNGCKVWKLSDTCSYAKLSLLFDNNGTVFFAMFMAIWTTLFMEFWKRHLASYVCEWRVTDWSESEEELILELVNNADCRPKMYKHSYLRTALVLICVIVMMLVIIGLTHFLVVFRVLVAGLLAKDFKSNLGSMLAGAVLHFIIITVMTKVNRIVALKLCKIEETRTFADTEKSFTVKMFTFQFFTYFCSLFYVAFFLGRINGHPGEYVRLAGQWRLEECHPSGCLTDLFIQMAIIMVLKQIISNMFEYFGPLFKKFLEKRKRQHKLQRKCATCYLKDDYPLKEGQELCENCKLRDWHTNYELTDVDSFSLFNEFLEMVIQFSFTTIFVAAFPLAPLFALLNNVIEIRLDAIKMVTLERRMVPKKTNTIGVWIDILEAIGVLAVIVNGLVIGVSSDFIPRLVYRYVYGPCVNGTAGVKDCMSGYINNTLSVASMADSRVKFDLDQMVTDGILATSCSYKDYRDTDFNITHQFWLILAVRFAFVILFEHVLVICKFIASWFIPPSPMNVKNDGLMDKFRRLQEDLKYFKPDSVCTP